The following coding sequences lie in one Drosophila bipectinata strain 14024-0381.07 chromosome XR, DbipHiC1v2, whole genome shotgun sequence genomic window:
- the LOC138925650 gene encoding fibroleukin-like — protein MIFPVALISAIFLISVSLGSEETCHPLEEECETINVQRYFEKCHKKDVQLLRCKTDYSKLQKQYSDLQSEDLKQSEISKCQQSYSDLVRKHWEVQSQLSDEKVKYTQLHSKKQEVENLINLKNKEIDLQKDQIRELQEKIELATMTKFRENINKLGKILKIEEFHENNPTKSEVETGEVPTTPLPHTNIETTPKTETIDFPDPCPRNQKEEQVLREIQLPGSDPFKVVCYLDSDFGSGWLTVYTKSFYSKIFNRTYEDYESGFGHVGTDIDDDFFIGLNLLHRLTSGKRNEVLLYATLGTRRCDHFIVGDRSDGYKVKSIGNCDGYGAMSPMQGSKFSTFDRDEDGVPDRNMAKEFGTGWWFNPFIRCVF, from the exons atgaTCTTCCCCGTGGCCCTCATTTCTGCCATTTTCCTAATTTCTGTCTCCTTGGGATCGGAAGAA ACCTGCCATCCCCTGGAAGAAGAGTGCGAGACCATTAATGTGCAACGGTACTTCGAGAAGTGCCACAAGAAGGATGTCCAACTCCTAAGGTGCAAGACAGACTATTCGAAACTTCAGAAACAATACTCGGATTTGCAGAGCGAGGATCTAAAACAATCTGAGATATCCAAATGCCAACAGAGTTATTCGGACTTGGTGAGAAAGCATTGGGAAGTGCAGAGTCAACTTAGTGATGAGAAAGTGAAATATACGCAGTTACATTCAAAAAAGCAGGAAGTTGAAAATCTaataaatctgaaaaataaggaaatcgaCCTCCAAAAAGATCAAATTAGGGAACTACAAGAAAAAATTGAACTTGCAACGATGACTAAGTTCCGCGAAAACATAAATAAGttaggaaaaatattaaagattgAAGAATTTCATGAAAATAATCCAACAAAATCGGAAGTCGAAACTGGGGAGGTCCCAACAACTCCATTGCCTCATACTAACATTGAGACGACGCCCAAAACAGAAACCATAG attttccaGATCCTTGTCCACGAAACCAAAAAGAAGAACAAGTCCTCCGTGAAATACAACTACCAGGCTCCGACCCGTTTAAAGTGGTTTGTTATTTAGATTCGGATTTTGGATCTGGATGGTTGACTGTTTATACAAAAtcgttttattcaaaaatatttaatcgcACGTATGAAGATTATGAAAGTGGATTCGGCCATGTCGGAACTGATATTGACGATGATTTCTTTATTGGGCTCAATCTATTGCACCGTCTTACCAGTGGAAAGCGTAATGAAGTACTTTTATACGCCACTTTGGGGACAAGAAGATGCGACCATTTTATTGTGGGCGATAGAAGCGACGGGTACAAGGTGAAAAGTATTGGCAATTGTGATGGATACGGCGCGATGAGTCCTATGCAGGGCTCCAAATTTTCGACCTTCGATAGAGATGAGGATGGAGTTCCTGATCGTAATATGGCGAAGGAATTTGGCACTGGCTGGTGGTTCAATCCTTTTATTAGGTGTGTATTCTAA
- the LOC122321903 gene encoding fibrinogen beta chain-like isoform X2 gives MIFPVALISAIFLISASLGSEESCYLSEEEEDQCASVCYPIVKPLLRYFEKTNEKDAQLLRCKTDYSELQKRHSDLQSKDLKQYAQISKCQQDYSDLVKSNLEVLSQLKDSTVKYVQLHSKQQEVENLINQKNTEIDLLKDQIRELKEKSELATLTNQFREDIAKLGNIVKIGGIHENNPTKSEVETGEVPTTPLPNINIETTPKTETIDFPDPCPRDQKQLRVLREIQLPGSDPFKVVCFSDSDIGSGWFYVYKKWYHSNKLNGTYKDYESGFGHVGTFPTAEFFIGLNRLHHLTSGKPHEVLLWSNSMEKRCKNFVVGDRSEGYKVKSIGNCTGDDIWMSPKQGSKFSTFDRDEDGVPGRNLAEEWGYGWWIDSSMSDVSRKQYSMFIYIRRTG, from the exons ATGATTTTCCCCGTGGCTCTTATTTCTGCCATTTTCCTAATTTCCGCCTCCCTGGGATCGGAAGAA TCATGCTACCTCTCCGAAGAGGAGGAAGATCAATGTGCATCGGTTTGTTATCCAATCGTGAAACCTCTACTACGCTATTTTGAGAAAACTAATGAAAAGGATGCCCAGCTCCTAAGGTGCAAAACAGACTATTCAGAACTTCAAAAACGACATTCAGACTTGCAGAGCAAGGATCTTAAACAATATGCCCAGATATCCAAATGCCAACAGGACTATTCAGACTTAGTGAAATCGAATTTGGAAGTGCTGAGTCAACTTAAAGATAGTACAGTCAAATATGTGCAGTTGCATTCGAAGCAGCAGGAAGTTGAAAATCTAATAAATCAGAAAAATACGGAAATCGACCTCCTAAAAGATCAAATTAGGgaactaaaagaaaaaagtgaaCTTGCAACGTTGACTAATCAGTTCCGCGAAGACATTGCCAAGTTGGGAAATATAGTAAAGATTGGAGGAATTCATGAAAATAATCCAACAAAATCGGAAGTAGAAACTGGGGAGGTCCCAACAACTCCATTGCCTAATATTAATATTGAGACGACGCCCAAAACAGAAACCATAG ATTTTCCAGACCCTTGTCCACGAGACCAAAAACAATTAAGAGTCCTCCGCGAAATCCAACTACCAGGCTCAGACCCGTTTAAAGTGGTTTGTTTTTCAGATTCGGATATTGGATCTGGATGGTTttatgtttataaaaaatggtATCATTCAAACAAATTGAATGGCACGTATAAAGATTATGAAAGTGGATTTGGCCATGTCGGAACTTTTCCTACCGCTGAGTTCTTTATTGGACTCAATCGATTGCACCATCTGACCAGTGGAAAGCCTCATGAAGTGCTTTTATGGTCCAATAGCATGGAAAAAAGATGCAAAAACTTTGTAGTGGGCGATCGAAGCGAAGGTTACAAGGTGAAAAGTATTGGCAATTGTACTGGAGACGACATATGGATGAGCCCTAAGCAGGGCTCTAAATTTTCCACATTCGATCGAGATGAGGATGGAGTTCCTGGTCGTAACTTGGCGGAGGAATGGGGCTATGGCTGGTGGATCGATTCTAGTATGAGTGATGTGAG CCGCAAACAATATTCCATGTTCATATACATTCGAAGAACAGGTTGA
- the LOC122321903 gene encoding fibrinogen beta chain-like isoform X1, whose translation MIFPVALISAIFLISASLGSEESCYLSEEEEDQCASVCYPIVKPLLRYFEKTNEKDAQLLRCKTDYSELQKRHSDLQSKDLKQYAQISKCQQDYSDLVKSNLEVLSQLKDSTVKYVQLHSKQQEVENLINQKNTEIDLLKDQIRELKEKSELATLTNQFREDIAKLGNIVKIGGIHENNPTKSEVETGEVPTTPLPNINIETTPKTETIDFPDPCPRDQKQLRVLREIQLPGSDPFKVVCFSDSDIGSGWFYVYKKWYHSNKLNGTYKDYESGFGHVGTFPTAEFFIGLNRLHHLTSGKPHEVLLWSNSMEKRCKNFVVGDRSEGYKVKSIGNCTGDDIWMSPKQGSKFSTFDRDEDGVPGRNLAEEWGYGWWIDSSMSDVRCVFEFDCFFRFISNRKTF comes from the exons ATGATTTTCCCCGTGGCTCTTATTTCTGCCATTTTCCTAATTTCCGCCTCCCTGGGATCGGAAGAA TCATGCTACCTCTCCGAAGAGGAGGAAGATCAATGTGCATCGGTTTGTTATCCAATCGTGAAACCTCTACTACGCTATTTTGAGAAAACTAATGAAAAGGATGCCCAGCTCCTAAGGTGCAAAACAGACTATTCAGAACTTCAAAAACGACATTCAGACTTGCAGAGCAAGGATCTTAAACAATATGCCCAGATATCCAAATGCCAACAGGACTATTCAGACTTAGTGAAATCGAATTTGGAAGTGCTGAGTCAACTTAAAGATAGTACAGTCAAATATGTGCAGTTGCATTCGAAGCAGCAGGAAGTTGAAAATCTAATAAATCAGAAAAATACGGAAATCGACCTCCTAAAAGATCAAATTAGGgaactaaaagaaaaaagtgaaCTTGCAACGTTGACTAATCAGTTCCGCGAAGACATTGCCAAGTTGGGAAATATAGTAAAGATTGGAGGAATTCATGAAAATAATCCAACAAAATCGGAAGTAGAAACTGGGGAGGTCCCAACAACTCCATTGCCTAATATTAATATTGAGACGACGCCCAAAACAGAAACCATAG ATTTTCCAGACCCTTGTCCACGAGACCAAAAACAATTAAGAGTCCTCCGCGAAATCCAACTACCAGGCTCAGACCCGTTTAAAGTGGTTTGTTTTTCAGATTCGGATATTGGATCTGGATGGTTttatgtttataaaaaatggtATCATTCAAACAAATTGAATGGCACGTATAAAGATTATGAAAGTGGATTTGGCCATGTCGGAACTTTTCCTACCGCTGAGTTCTTTATTGGACTCAATCGATTGCACCATCTGACCAGTGGAAAGCCTCATGAAGTGCTTTTATGGTCCAATAGCATGGAAAAAAGATGCAAAAACTTTGTAGTGGGCGATCGAAGCGAAGGTTACAAGGTGAAAAGTATTGGCAATTGTACTGGAGACGACATATGGATGAGCCCTAAGCAGGGCTCTAAATTTTCCACATTCGATCGAGATGAGGATGGAGTTCCTGGTCGTAACTTGGCGGAGGAATGGGGCTATGGCTGGTGGATCGATTCTAGTATGAGTGATGTGAGGTGTGTATTCGAATTTGATTGTTTCTTTCGTTTCATCTCCAACAGGAAAACTTTCTAA
- the LOC138925540 gene encoding fibrinogen-like protein 1 codes for MDENNPTKSEAETEEVRTTPLLNINNQTTSKTETIDFPDLCPQSQKGGSHLREIQLPGLDPIKVAYCSYDDIGSGWWLVYRKLNRSRIFNRPYEDYERGFGNLELNFFDEFFIGLNRLHRLTREKPHELVLYAGSGTRRFDHFVVGDRSEGYKVKSIGNCTGDDVWMSPKQGSKFSTFDRYEDGVPGRNLAEEWGYGWWFEPSMRSIGNENHFIDMYIRKTD; via the exons ATGGATGAAAATAATCCAACAAAGTCGGAAGCAGAAACTGAAGAGGTCCGAACAACTCCACTgcttaatattaataatcagACGACGTCGAAAACGGAAACCATAG attttccaGATCTTTGTCCACAAAGCCAAAAAGGGGGGAGCCACCTTCGCGAAATCCAACTACCAGGCTTAGACCCGATTAAAGTGGCTTATTGTTCATATGATGACATTGGCTCTGGATGGTGGTTGGTTTACAGAAAATTAAATAGGTCACGTATATTTAATCGCCCGTATGAGGATTATGAACGTGGATTCGGAAAtcttgaattaaattttttcgatgAGTTCTTTATTGGACTCAATCGATTGCACCGTCTGACCAGAGAAAAGCCTCATGAATTGGTTCTCTACGCCGGTTCGGGGACAAGAAGATTCGACCACTTTGTAGTGGGCGATCGAAGCGAAGGTTACAAGGTGAAAAGTATTGGCAATTGTACTGGAGACGACGTATGGATGAGCCCTAAGCAGGGCTCTAAATTTTCCACGTTCGATCGATATGAGGATGGAGTTCCTGGTCGTAATTTGGCGGAGGAATGGGGCTATGGCTGGTGGTTCGAACCTAGTATGAG ATCTATTGGGAACGAAAATCATTTCATAGATATGTACATCCGAAAAACAGattga
- the LOC108133997 gene encoding angiopoietin-4-like, producing MIFPVALLGAFILLPVTLGSEECHKNDTQLLKCHTDLQNERLEKYAKISKWQQDYSELLRQLMDEKDKYAELHSKQQEVDNLKALIHQQSEEIELLKDHIRELKEKSELATLTNKLSTDIDKFGEIVKAEGVLTNQQAHINNQTTPKTETIDFPDSCPRSQNETRVIREIKLPGSDPFKVLCYSNSNLGSRWMNVYAKEFISRKFNGTYEDFESGFGDINTYFEFFIGLNQLHRLTSGKPYEVLLLTNGNEKRCDNFVVGDRTEGYKVKTISNCTGDAWLAPKLGSKFSTFDRDEDGVPDHNVAKELGYGWWFDPDMSTLNVEFHYLIMFIRRRD from the exons atgATCTTCCCAGTGGCCCTCCTTGGTGCCTTTATCCTCCTTCCTGTCACCCTGGGATCGGAAGAA TGCCACAAAAATGATACTCAGCTCTTAAAGTGCCACACAGACTTGCAGAACGAGCGTCTCGAAAAATATGCCAAGATATCAAAATGGCAACAGGATTATTCCGAATTGCTGAGACAACTTATGGATGAGAAAGATAAATATGCAGAGTTGCATTCGAAGCAGCAGGAAGTTGACAATCTAAAAGCTTTAATACATCAACAAAGTGAAGAAATAGAACTTCTAAAAGATCATATTAGGgaactaaaagaaaaaagtgaaCTTGCAACGTTGACAAATAAACTCAGCACAGACATTGACAAATTTGGAGAAATAGTTAAAGCTGAAGGAGTCTTAACAAATCAACAGGCTCATATAAATAATCAGACGACGCCGAAAACAGAAACCATAG attttccaGATTCTTGTCCACGAAGCCAAAATGAAACCAGAGTCATTCGCGAAATCAAACTACCAGGCTCAGACCCGTTTAAAGTGCTTTGTTATTCAAATTCGAATTTAGGATCTAGATGGATGAATGTTTAtgcaaaagaatttatttcaCGAAAATTTAACGGCACGTATGAGGATTTTGAAAGTGGATTCGGCGATATTAATACTTACTTTGAATTCTTTATTGGACTCAATCAATTGCACCGTCTGACCAGTGGAAAGCCTTATGAAGTGCTTTTATTGAccaatggaaatgaaaaaagATGTGACAATTTTGTTGTAGGCGATCGAACCGAAGGCTACAAAGTAAAAACTATTAGCAATTGTACTGGAGACGCCTGGCTGGCCCCTAAGCTGGGTTCCAAATTTTCGACCTTCGATCGAGACGAGGATGGAGTTCCTGATCATAATGTGGCGAAGGAATTGGGCTATGGCTGGTGGTTCGATCCTGACATGAG TACTTTAAACGTCGAATTTCATTACTTAATCATGTTCATCCGAAGAAGAGATTGA
- the LOC108133998 gene encoding uncharacterized protein → MSVDKQIQPPGFDFDLERGLEKEMEKEEDAASTSKMVLEEDTSSLLAEAIGTWDPVCVGELSRNTSLTTVSSSFPLSARIVSHHRWESESEYLRQASPESSCKCQLRKKGNPNSMTSK, encoded by the coding sequence ATGAGTGTCGACAAACAGATACAGCCGCCGGGCTTTGATTTCGATCTCGAACGGGGATTGGAGAAGGAGatggagaaggaggaggatgCTGCCAGCACATCCAAGATGGTCCTGGAGGAGGACACCAGCTCCTTGCTGGCGGAGGCCATTGGTACGTGGGATCCCGTATGTGTCGGCGAACTGAGCCGTAATACTAGTCTCACCACGGTGAGCAGTAGTTTCCCATTGTCCGCCAGGATCGTCAGTCATCATCGCTGGGAGTCAGAGTCTGAATATTTGAGACAGGCAAGTCCAGAGAGTAGCTGCAAATGCCAGCtacgaaaaaagggaaatccAAACTCAATGACTTCCAAATAA
- the LOC122321902 gene encoding LOW QUALITY PROTEIN: uncharacterized protein (The sequence of the model RefSeq protein was modified relative to this genomic sequence to represent the inferred CDS: substituted 1 base at 1 genomic stop codon): protein MRDNRMQDAGRSSRQDATFCSCFHVFMAQIIAVINKNKNKMPAQDQDATAGRWQRLKMEVGXTHLLSQKDELKDVDADAISTEFCSINDKL, encoded by the exons ATGCGGGACAACAGGATGCAGGACGCAGGACGCAGCAGCAGGCAGGACGCCACCTTTTGCAGCTGCTTCCATGTGTTCATGGCGCAAATAATCGCCGTcatcaacaaaaacaaaaacaagatgCCCGCCCAGGAC CAGGATGCAACGGCAGGACGGTGGCAACGGTTGAAGATGGAAGTGGGTTAGACCCACCTACTCTCCCAAAAAGATGAGTTGAAAGACGTTGACGCTGACGCCATTAGCACCGAGTTTTGCAGCATCAACGACAAACTTTAA